From a region of the Mytilus galloprovincialis chromosome 3, xbMytGall1.hap1.1, whole genome shotgun sequence genome:
- the LOC143069433 gene encoding uncharacterized protein LOC143069433, whose product MASSVQQLCTICHDEGISNSAVTWCTDCEFFFCGDCETPHSKSHLSKHHKTMSAEDYQKLPTFMQEISSQCRDHKKKFELYCSFHACPCCVQCVTDKHQKCQEMKPLSAILQQVKSSASVQLFEKDLMNVRENLDTAIKYMKTRISTINTKRTKAVEEIQYMRKSINDYLNKLEQDILNDLESKHSKLKLNMTSLVQQMEQRASQIDQMQSQFTKMTQYASELQMYIGLREIEKTTAQEAKYIEDLEIGGHFIEKNLKVKISTALQAILQDVKSFGDIDINTTASTLKIKAGRKDQAQHLVPNVPGIEQIKPSLLTKLTIRKNMNLNITACLILPDGKYIILDQKKYQLLLFSNDGIFIRKIVTFTDTSYDACFGRNNTVAVTLGPTNQTALVDIEKNTVIQTIKLSHECFGVASDGKTLVISGSDSKCTTVNLNDMSHTILRGMGGVFHISIFQGNIYGTNYLENKVCCYKITGEPLWTYQHQDIATPRGLTLDKNGFVYIACGNNSIVVVSPDGKTSKTILSEADGIKYPWAIDINRETGMMIVSSQISDDDKDTALIYKI is encoded by the coding sequence ATGGCCTCATCAGTCCAACAACTTTGTACAATTTGCCATGATGAAGGAATCTCCAACTCAGCAGTCACGTGGTGTACAGATTGTGAGTTTTTCTTTTGTGGAGATTGTGAAACACCTCACAGCAAGTCTCATCTGTCTAAACACCATAAAACCATGTCAGCTGAAGATTACCAAAAGTTACCTACATTCATGCAAGAAATAAGTAGTCAGTGCAGAGACCACAAGAAGAAATTTGAGCTTTATTGTTCTTTCCATGCCTGTCCATGCTGTGTCCAGTGTGTCACCGATAAACACCAGAAATGTCAAGAAATGAAACCCTTGTCTGCTATCCTACAGCAAGTCAAATCATCTGCCTCAGTGCaactttttgaaaaagatttGATGAATGTGAGGGAAAACTTAGATACAGCCATAAAGTATATGAAAACCAGGATCAGTACCATTAACACTAAGAGAACGAAAGCTGTTGAGGAAATCCAGTATATGAGGAAGTCAATTAATGATTACTTAAATAAATTAGAACAAGACATTCTTAATGATTTAGAGTCTAAACATTCAAAGCTTAAATTAAACATGACCAGTCTCGTGCAACAAATGGAACAGCGAGCTAGTCAGATAGACCAAATGCAGAGCCAGTTTACCAAAATGACGCAATATGCCTCAGAGTTACAGATGTATATTGGTCTAAGAGAAATTGAGAAAACTACAGCACAAGAAGCAAAATATATAGAAGATTTAGAAATTGGAGGCCACTTCATTGAAAAGAATTTAAAGGTTAAAATTTCAACTGCTCTTCAAGCAATTTTACAAGATGTCAAATCATTTGGAGATATTGATATCAATACCACCGCTTCTACTCTAAAAATAAAGGCTGGCAGAAAAGACCAAGCTCAGCACTTGGTTCCAAATGTTCCTGGAATTGAACAAATAAAGCCATCCTTGTTGACAAAACTGACAATTCgaaaaaatatgaatttgaatataaCTGCCTGTCTTATATTACCTGATGGTAAATATATAATACTTGATCAGAAAAAATACCAACTACTGCTGTTCAGTAATGATGGCATCTTCATCAGAAAAATAGTAACATTCACAGATACTTCATATGATGCATGCTTTGGAAGAAATAACACAGTGGCTGTCACATTAGGACCAACAAACCAGACAGCACTGGTGGATATAGAAAAGAATACAGTTATTCAAACAATCAAACTTTCTCATGAATGTTTTGGAGTAGCAAGTGATGGTAAAACTTTGGTCATCAGTGGTAGTGACAGCAAGTGTACTACAGTGAATCTGAATGACATGTCTCATACAATCTTAAGAGGAATGGGAGGAGtgtttcatatttcaatattccAAGGAAATATTTATGGCACCAATTACCTTGAAAACAAAGTCTGCTGCTATAAAATTACTGGAGAACCTCTCTGGACATATCAGCATCAAGACATTGCCACACCACGAGGACTTACATTAGACAAGAATGGCTTCGTTTATATAGCTTGTGGAAACAACAGTATTGTGGTAGTATCACCAGATGGTAAAACCAGTAAGACCATTCTATCAGAGGCTGATGGAATCAAATATCCATGGGCAATAGACATTAACAGAGAAACAGGAATGATGATAGTGTCTAGTCAAATTAGTGATGATGACAAGGATACAGctcttatatataaaatttaa